The Caenorhabditis elegans chromosome II genome has a segment encoding these proteins:
- the cror-1 gene encoding DeHydrogenases, Short chain (Partially confirmed by transcript evidence): MPRFSGKVALVTGSSNGIGRATAILLAREGAKVTITGRNAQRLEETKQEILRSGVPEDHVLSIIADLATESGQIELMNSTVDIFGRLDILVNNAGAAITDLEGHIGVGTNVSVFDKTMRINLRSVVTLTQKAKEHLIKTKGEIVNVSSIAGGQHAQPELIYYAMSKSALDQYTRSAAIDLIQHGVRVNSVSPGDIRTGIYETMGMNKESVENIYKFMESRKECCPIGTIAQPVDVANIIVFLADRKLSSYIIGQSIVADGGSSLVMEVQAHDWMELLKH, translated from the exons ATGCCGCGATTTTCTGGAAAGGTTGCACTTGTTACAG GCTCCTCAAATGGAATTGGCCGCGCTACAGCTATACTTCTCGCCCGAGAGGGAGCTAAAGTAACTATCACGGGAAGAAATGCTCAGAGACTTGAAGAAACTAAACAGGAAATTCTACGCTCCGGAGTTCCAGAAGATCACGTGCTTTCTATTATTGCCGATTTGGCTACTGAATCTGGACAAATTGAGCTGATGAATTCGACTGTTGACATTTTTGGACGTCTTGATATTCTGGTGAACAATGCTGGCGCAGCAATAACTGATTTGGAAGGTCATATCGGCGTGGGTACAAACGTTTCCGTTTTTGACAAAACAATGAGAATAAATTTGAGAAGTGTGGTGACTTTAACTCAAAAAGCAAAGGAGCATTTGATAAAAACTAAAGGAGAAATTGTGAATGTATCCAGTATTGCCGGTGGGCAACATGCG CAACCCGAGCTCATCTATTATGCTATGTCAAAATCGGCTCTGGATCAATATACCAGAAGTGCTGCAATTGACCTTATTCAACACGGAGTGCGCGTCAACTCGGTGAGCCCTGGTGATATTCGTACTGGAATCTACGAAACTATGGGAATGAATAAGGAGTCGGTGGAAAAC atCTACAAATTTATGGAGTCCCGAAAAGAATGTTGTCCAATTGGAACTATTGCTCAACCTGTAGATGTTGCTAatattattgtatttttggcGGATCGAAAGCTTTCTTCTTACATCATTGGGCAATCTATTGTAGCTGATGGGGGCTCATCTTTGGTGATGGAAGTGCAAGCTCATGATTGGATGGAGCTGTTGAAGCATTGA
- the nspb-10 gene encoding Nematode Specific Peptide family, group B (Product from WormBase gene class nspb;~Confirmed by transcript evidence): MFAKCFAAVLLCATIMGSHQQVVVPAYSAAYYPSAYAYPSVYSPYVSAYPSVWAWGSNKNKDDAPRVFSRPSLINKPSA; this comes from the exons ATGTTCGCTAAGTG ctttgcCGCCGTTCTCCTCTGCGCCACGATCATGGGATCTCATCAACAAGTGGTTGTACCAGCCTACTCTGCAGCCTACTACCCATCAGCATATGCTTATCCATCAGTATATTCTCCTTATGTATCTGCCTATCCATCAGTCTGGGCTTGGGGATCCAACAAGAACAAGGATGATGCTCCACGTGTATTCTCTAGACCATCTCTCATTAACAAGCCAAGTGCTTGA
- the C01G12.7 gene encoding G_PROTEIN_RECEP_F1_2 domain-containing protein (Confirmed by transcript evidence) translates to MPEEIVTRVITFFFPYDSKVEEYENSDWYRGDPRDHSNGQPNGHEMWGHGQIGWWQKDENGWHWYWEDESNMPRPTQGLSEIMSTTTTTGSPLSIYSTTPSDAPETYSDTVLSVVLGFYALLLLIAFASNILLAGVIKKYRWGMKMALLFHLCVTGALLSITNTLHLLASGYHLLKRQRNSSTVLQSFAIIAWVDHFIGFALLIFVMYLAIFCFKFYWNNKTRSIEWGRSYVLYAVISTWVIAFLIAGFTAFFQCDSHINSQDQCIQIVCAVSNIFSAIFTELLTRVRIVIIVIIILLILFSVRVGSSTVRRESMVKVEGADIHGDRELLLMCCTVFGIYELSILLPQLLIFFCISPLLSVAAWHFGVLFSTLATPIAVILISRNTRDRMWLMYTCSGRKNKNAPQGSYAHTAKKYHDNAVEGGNGRRASATTMFSQELSSDSSDERHARKLSMIVEEPSRKPSYVECAPVEHHHEVVIHQAQPEPEFSKTPKLPNVIRVQSADHVARSTVDYDVSRRRMSYHDMPQVGDNLASLVNSRTKRFSLGGPTVNMNLPNQIFVHHIHHDNKIKPIELRPSPMISMID, encoded by the exons ATGCCCGAAGAAATTGTGACAAGAGTTATTACATTCTTCTTTCCCTATGATTCTAAAGTTGAAG AATACGAAAATAGTGACTGGTATCGAGGAGATCCCAGAGACCATTCGAATGGTCAACCTAATGGTCATGAGATGTGGGGACATGGGCAGATCGGATGGTGGCAGAAGGATGAAAACGGATGGCATTGGTATTGGGAGGATGAATCAAATATGCCTAGACCTACTCAGGGGCTAAGTGAAATTATGTCTACAACAACTACTACAGGATCGCCATTGTCTATT TACTCCACAACTCCGTCCGACGCCCCGGAAACCTACAGCGACACAGTGCTCTCAGTGGTTCTTGGGTTTTATGCTCTTTTGCTGTTGATTGCTTTTGCAAGCAACATTTTACTAGCCGGTGTGATTAAGAAATATCGCTGG GGAATGAAAATGGCGTTGCTTTTCCATTTATGCGTGACTGGAGCTCTGCTGTCTATCACTAATACGTTGCACCTGCTCGCCAGCGGATATCATTTGCTGAAACGACAAAGG aatagCTCAACCGTGCTCCAATCCTTTGCGATCATCGCCTGGGTCGACCATTTCATTGGATTTGCGCTTCTTATTTTCGTAATGTACCTTGCGATCTTCTGCTTCAAATTCTACTGGAATAACAAAACCCGCAGCATCGAATGGGGTAGATCATATGTCCTCTACGCTGTCATCTCCACTTGGGTTATCGCATTTTTGATTGCCGGCTTCACCGCGTTTTTCCAATGCGATTCACACATCAACTCGCAGGATCAGTGCATTCAGATTGTGTGTGCTGTCTCGAATATTTTTTCGGCTATATTCACGGAGCTTCTGACAAGAGTTCGAATCGTTATCATTGTGATTATCATACTTTTGATTCTCTTCTCAGTTCGTGTTGGATCCTCGACCGTCCGACGAGAGAGTATGGTGAAAGTGGAAGGAGCAGATATTCATGGTGATCGGGAGCTTCTCTTGATGTGCTGCACGGTGTTTGGCATTTATGAG TTGTCCATTCTTCTCCCACAACTGCTAATTTTCTTCTGCATTTCACCACTCTTGTCTGTCGCCGCGTGGCATTTCGGCGTCTTGTTTTCGACGCTTGCCACGCCGATCGCCGTGATTCTCATCAGTCGGAACACCAGAGATCGCATGTGGCTCATGTACACGTGCTCTGgtagaaaaaacaagaatgcACCACAAGGAAGTTATGCACATACCGCCAAGAAATATCATGACAATGCTGTGGAGGGAGGCAATGGGAGACGAGCGTCAGCGACTACAATGTTCAGTCAGGAACTCTCATCCGATTCGTCTGATGAACGACATGCTAGGAAACTTTCGATGATCGTTGAAGAGCCGTCAAGAAAACCGTCGTATGTGGAATGTGCGCCAGTGGAACATCACCACGAGGTAGTAATACATCAAGCACAACCCGAGCCAGAGTTTTCTAAGACTCCCAAGCTTCCGAACGTAATCAG AGTCCAATCAGCCGACCACGTGGCACGTAGTACTGTCGACTATGATGTCTCGAGACGTCGGATGTCATACCACGACATGCCGCAAGTTGGTGACAATCTTGCCAGTCTGGTCAACTCAAGAACTAAGCGGTTTAGTTTGGGAGGACCAACTGTGAACATGAATCTGCCAAATCAAATATTTGTGCACCATATTCATCATGATAATAAGATAAAGCCGATAGAGCTACGCCCCAGTCCAATGATCAGTATGATAGACTAG